In the genome of Vicinamibacterales bacterium, one region contains:
- a CDS encoding response regulator: MSPLVLIVVDSLDARTLYGEYLEFCGFRVMTADDGERAVASARSAHPDVILMDLALPRVDGCEAIRQLRADPRTADTPVVALIGQNFGDDPDLAREAGADLCLSKPCLPSQVGRVVRAMLWRRELVRSSA, encoded by the coding sequence ATGTCGCCCCTGGTTCTGATCGTGGTCGACTCGCTCGACGCGCGCACGCTCTACGGCGAGTATCTCGAGTTCTGCGGGTTCCGCGTGATGACCGCCGACGACGGCGAGCGGGCGGTCGCGTCGGCGCGGAGCGCGCATCCGGACGTCATCCTGATGGATCTGGCGCTGCCGCGGGTCGACGGCTGCGAAGCCATCCGGCAGCTGCGCGCCGATCCGCGCACCGCGGACACCCCGGTCGTCGCTCTCATCGGCCAGAACTTCGGCGACGATCCGGATCTCGCGCGCGAGGCCGGCGCGGACCTGTGCCTGTCCAAGCCGTGCCTGCCATCCCAGGTCGGCCGCGTCGTCCGCGCCATGCTGTGGCGCCGCGAGCTGGTCCGCTCCTCCGCCTGA
- a CDS encoding cytochrome c oxidase assembly protein, with protein sequence MSAFEHWELHPAVAAPLLLSAAMYAAGVARLWSRTHGRRGLPTLSVAAFAAGWLVAAAALVSPIAWLSGILFSVHMTQHTLLMLIAAPLMAFGRPLFAFLWAFPAARRERISTAFRGARFLRLWRSATAPLAAFLIQAAALWMWHLPVLYQAALADESVHAVQHLSFVAAASLFWWAMVHGRYGRQGYGLAVVYVFLTAIHSGALGALLTVAPSPWYSYYVSQGAAWRVDPLGDQQLAGLLMWIPAGVVFIVLGLALFAAWMGEAERRVRLGATDAASRTLLVLLAAAAFSSACGADFTHEAETLTGGSVHQGKTAIGKYGCAGCHTIPGIDRARATVGPPLTAIAQRHYLGGHLVNTPDNMIKWIQYPQRADPGNAMPNLGVTDQDARDIAAYLYTLR encoded by the coding sequence GTGAGCGCGTTCGAACACTGGGAGCTGCACCCCGCAGTGGCCGCGCCGCTGCTGCTCTCGGCGGCGATGTACGCGGCGGGCGTCGCGCGGCTCTGGAGCCGGACGCACGGCCGGCGCGGACTGCCGACCCTGAGCGTCGCGGCGTTCGCCGCGGGATGGCTCGTCGCCGCGGCCGCGCTGGTCTCGCCGATCGCGTGGCTGTCCGGCATCCTGTTCTCAGTGCACATGACCCAGCACACGCTGCTGATGCTGATCGCCGCGCCGCTGATGGCGTTCGGCCGCCCGCTGTTCGCGTTCCTGTGGGCGTTCCCCGCGGCACGCCGCGAACGGATCTCGACGGCGTTCCGCGGCGCGCGGTTCCTTCGCCTCTGGCGGTCCGCGACTGCTCCCCTCGCGGCATTCCTCATCCAGGCGGCCGCCCTCTGGATGTGGCACCTGCCCGTGCTCTATCAGGCGGCGCTCGCCGATGAGAGCGTCCATGCCGTGCAGCATCTCTCGTTCGTGGCCGCGGCCTCGCTCTTCTGGTGGGCGATGGTCCACGGACGCTACGGACGTCAGGGCTACGGCCTGGCCGTCGTCTACGTCTTTCTCACCGCGATCCACAGCGGCGCGCTCGGCGCGCTCCTGACGGTGGCGCCGTCCCCGTGGTACAGCTACTACGTGAGCCAGGGCGCCGCCTGGCGCGTGGACCCGCTCGGCGATCAGCAGCTCGCCGGTCTGCTGATGTGGATACCGGCCGGCGTGGTGTTCATCGTGCTCGGGCTGGCATTGTTCGCCGCGTGGATGGGCGAAGCGGAGCGGCGCGTTCGCCTCGGCGCCACCGACGCGGCGTCGCGCACGCTGCTCGTGCTGCTCGCGGCCGCCGCCTTCTCGTCAGCGTGCGGCGCGGACTTCACGCACGAAGCAGAGACGCTCACCGGCGGCAGCGTGCACCAGGGCAAGACCGCGATCGGCAAGTACGGGTGCGCCGGATGCCACACCATCCCCGGCATCGATCGCGCCCGGGCAACCGTCGGTCCGCCGCTCACCGCCATCGCGCAGCGGCATTATCTCGGCGGCCACCTCGTGAACACGCCGGACAACATGATCAAATGGATCCAGTATCCGCAGCGCGCCGATCCCGGCAACGCGATGCCCAACCTCGGCGTCACGGATCAGGATGCGCGAGACATCGCGGCCTACCTGTACACACTCCGTTGA
- a CDS encoding cytochrome c oxidase subunit 3 has translation MSGRASRAALDVSPLPTYAFGHRSVLWWGTMCMIAIEAMAFALVITSYLYLKGRVPHWPDGVPTPRLFWGTLNVVIMLVSAVPNELTKRAAERFDRRGVQIWLTTSVAFAAAFTVVRFFEFSALNVRWDTNAYGSVTWVLLGFHTVHVLTDLLDSAVLNVMVFTGPMDEHRFVDVSENAFYYYFVIATWLPIYGVLYLAPRIV, from the coding sequence GTGAGCGGGCGCGCCTCCCGGGCGGCGCTCGACGTCAGCCCGCTGCCGACCTACGCCTTCGGACACCGCAGCGTTCTCTGGTGGGGGACGATGTGCATGATCGCCATCGAGGCGATGGCGTTCGCGCTGGTGATCACCAGCTACCTGTATCTGAAGGGACGGGTGCCGCACTGGCCCGACGGCGTGCCGACGCCGCGGCTGTTCTGGGGCACGCTGAACGTCGTCATCATGCTGGTCTCGGCGGTGCCGAACGAGCTGACCAAGCGCGCGGCGGAGCGCTTCGATCGGCGCGGCGTGCAGATCTGGCTGACGACATCGGTCGCCTTCGCGGCGGCGTTCACCGTCGTCCGCTTCTTCGAGTTCTCGGCCTTGAACGTGCGCTGGGACACCAACGCCTACGGATCCGTGACGTGGGTGCTGCTCGGATTCCACACCGTTCACGTGCTCACCGATCTGCTCGACTCCGCGGTGCTGAACGTGATGGTGTTCACCGGTCCGATGGACGAACACCGGTTCGTCGACGTCTCGGAGAACGCGTTCTACTACTACTTCGTCATTGCCACCTGGCTGCCGATTTATGGCGTCCTCTACCTTGCCCCACGGATCGTCTGA
- the ctaD gene encoding cytochrome c oxidase subunit I, translating to MRGPTGEEKKRHDEQLHARVVHDDPRLDAAALEHDRQLLGRVWKNSRGFIGWLAEVDHKAIGRRFLVTAFLWFALGGILAALMRLQLSRPENTFLGPDLYNQVFTMHGTTMMFLFAVPVVLAMGIYFVPLMIGARTMALPKLLAYSYWMMLFGGIFLYVMFLGNTGPDNGWFSYPPLAGPEFGYGKRADVWAQLITFSEVSSLTTATCLITTILKHRTPGMSLNRMPLFVWAMLIVSFMILFAMPAVMVSSTCLILDRLVSTQFFNHAEGGDALLWQHLFWFFGHPEVYIIFVPALGMMSEVIGTFTRRPVFGYLAMVLSMVSTAFIGFGVWVHHMFATGLPQFGQSFFTAASIMIVIPTAVQIFGWIATIWTARGLRVTTPFLYMASFFFIFIIGGLTGVMLASVPLDRQVHDTYFVVAHFHYVLIGGSTFPLLGAIVYWFPKMTGRLMSERLGKASFWLLFAGFNLTFFPMHLLGLYGMPRRVYTYPAGLGWFNMNLLATIGAGIIFLSLLLYLINVIGSARHGAAAGDNPWEGSTLEWATSSPPPSYNFHPQPTVASREPLWHPELTPPPVIGLDSDHKEVLVTHVLDAEPDHRYPVHGPSLWPLVAALATSLMFIWSIFNPWGTVWGSIPILLALIGWFWPTQGKKKLERGEFGTRLSLREGLW from the coding sequence ATGAGGGGGCCGACCGGGGAGGAGAAGAAGCGGCACGACGAGCAGCTTCACGCCCGGGTGGTCCACGACGATCCGCGCCTCGACGCGGCCGCGCTCGAGCACGACCGGCAGCTGCTCGGCCGCGTCTGGAAGAACTCGCGCGGCTTCATCGGCTGGCTCGCCGAAGTCGATCACAAGGCGATCGGCCGCCGCTTTCTCGTCACCGCCTTCCTGTGGTTCGCGCTGGGCGGGATCCTCGCGGCGCTGATGCGGCTGCAGCTGTCGCGCCCCGAGAACACCTTCCTCGGTCCGGACCTGTACAACCAGGTGTTCACCATGCACGGGACGACGATGATGTTCCTGTTCGCCGTGCCGGTGGTGCTGGCGATGGGCATCTACTTCGTGCCGCTGATGATCGGCGCGCGGACGATGGCGCTGCCGAAGCTGCTCGCCTACAGCTACTGGATGATGCTGTTCGGCGGCATCTTTCTCTACGTCATGTTCCTGGGGAACACGGGGCCGGACAACGGCTGGTTCAGCTATCCGCCGCTCGCCGGGCCGGAGTTCGGCTACGGCAAGCGCGCGGACGTCTGGGCGCAGCTCATCACGTTCTCCGAGGTCTCCAGCCTCACCACCGCGACCTGCCTGATCACGACCATCCTCAAGCACCGCACGCCGGGCATGTCGCTGAACCGCATGCCGCTGTTCGTCTGGGCGATGCTGATCGTCTCGTTCATGATCCTGTTCGCCATGCCGGCGGTGATGGTGTCGAGCACCTGCCTGATCCTCGACCGGCTCGTGAGCACGCAGTTCTTCAATCACGCGGAAGGGGGCGACGCCCTCCTGTGGCAGCACCTGTTCTGGTTCTTCGGCCACCCCGAGGTCTACATCATCTTCGTCCCCGCGCTCGGGATGATGTCGGAGGTCATCGGGACGTTCACCCGCCGGCCGGTGTTCGGCTACCTGGCGATGGTGCTGTCGATGGTGTCGACGGCCTTCATCGGCTTCGGCGTGTGGGTGCACCACATGTTCGCGACCGGCCTGCCGCAGTTCGGCCAGAGCTTCTTCACCGCCGCGAGCATCATGATCGTCATTCCCACCGCGGTCCAGATCTTCGGATGGATCGCGACGATCTGGACCGCCCGCGGCCTGCGCGTGACGACGCCGTTCCTCTACATGGCGTCCTTCTTCTTCATCTTCATCATCGGCGGGCTCACCGGCGTGATGCTGGCGTCGGTGCCGCTCGATCGCCAGGTCCACGACACCTATTTCGTCGTCGCTCACTTCCACTACGTGCTGATCGGCGGCTCCACCTTCCCGCTGCTCGGCGCCATCGTCTACTGGTTCCCGAAGATGACCGGACGGCTGATGAGCGAGCGGCTGGGCAAGGCGAGCTTCTGGCTGCTGTTCGCGGGCTTCAACCTGACGTTCTTCCCGATGCACCTGCTCGGGCTGTACGGGATGCCCCGGCGCGTCTACACCTACCCCGCCGGCCTCGGCTGGTTCAACATGAACCTGCTGGCGACCATCGGCGCCGGCATCATCTTTCTCTCGCTGCTGCTGTATCTGATCAACGTGATCGGCAGCGCCCGGCATGGCGCGGCCGCCGGCGACAATCCATGGGAGGGCTCCACCCTCGAGTGGGCGACGTCGTCGCCGCCGCCGTCCTATAACTTCCATCCCCAGCCGACCGTCGCCAGCCGCGAGCCGCTGTGGCACCCCGAGCTGACGCCGCCGCCGGTGATCGGGCTCGATTCGGACCACAAGGAAGTGCTGGTCACGCACGTGCTCGACGCGGAGCCGGACCATCGCTATCCCGTGCACGGGCCGTCGCTGTGGCCGCTGGTCGCGGCGCTGGCGACGTCGCTGATGTTCATCTGGTCGATCTTCAATCCGTGGGGCACGGTCTGGGGCTCGATTCCGATCCTGCTCGCATTGATCGGCTGGTTCTGGCCCACGCAAGGGAAGAAGAAGCTGGAGCGCGGAGAGTTCGGCACCCGCCTGAGCCTGAGGGAGGGATTGTGGTGA
- the coxB gene encoding cytochrome c oxidase subunit II: MPHLQSILHPAGIQAQRISELWWTMFWICTAVWFAVAIAASIAIVRGRRAAAADTSQSTITRNVAIAGGVSLVALFALLFQSVVIGRALDTLRSPDALRIQVTGNQWWWDVQYDHPVPSLRVTTANEIHIPTGRPVVFNLLSTDVIHSLWIPNLQGKIDLIPGRLNELWLQADTAGVYRGQCAEYCGLQHARMALVVVAEPPEQFERWLTANRAPAPPPVSPEQQRGRDIVERGPCAMCHNITGTLAGGRTAPDLTHIATRSTIAAGSVPNLRGYLAGWIADPQSMKPGNRMPPQGLRAEELQAVLAYLETLK; the protein is encoded by the coding sequence ATGCCGCACCTGCAGTCGATCCTCCACCCGGCGGGCATCCAGGCGCAGCGCATCAGCGAGCTGTGGTGGACGATGTTCTGGATCTGCACCGCGGTCTGGTTCGCGGTCGCGATCGCGGCATCGATCGCGATCGTCCGCGGACGCCGCGCCGCCGCGGCCGACACCAGCCAGTCGACCATCACGCGCAACGTCGCCATCGCCGGCGGCGTCAGCCTCGTCGCGCTGTTCGCGCTGCTCTTCCAGAGCGTCGTCATCGGACGCGCGCTCGACACGCTCCGCTCCCCCGATGCGCTCCGCATCCAGGTGACCGGCAATCAGTGGTGGTGGGACGTGCAGTACGACCATCCCGTTCCGTCCCTGCGCGTCACCACGGCCAACGAGATTCACATCCCGACCGGGCGCCCTGTCGTCTTCAACCTGCTGTCGACCGACGTGATTCACAGCCTGTGGATCCCCAACCTGCAGGGGAAGATCGATCTGATCCCCGGACGGCTCAACGAGCTGTGGCTCCAGGCCGACACTGCCGGGGTCTACCGCGGCCAGTGCGCCGAGTACTGCGGCCTGCAGCACGCCAGGATGGCGCTGGTCGTCGTGGCGGAGCCGCCCGAGCAGTTCGAGCGCTGGCTGACGGCGAACCGTGCGCCGGCGCCGCCGCCGGTCTCGCCGGAGCAGCAGCGGGGCAGGGACATCGTCGAACGCGGTCCGTGCGCGATGTGCCACAACATCACCGGCACCCTCGCCGGCGGCCGCACCGCTCCCGATCTCACCCACATCGCGACGCGCAGCACCATCGCGGCCGGATCGGTGCCGAACCTGCGCGGCTATCTCGCGGGCTGGATCGCCGATCCGCAGTCGATGAAGCCGGGTAACCGGATGCCGCCGCAGGGACTGCGCGCGGAGGAGCTGCAGGCGGTGCTCGCCTACCTGGAGACGCTGAAATGA
- a CDS encoding cytochrome c → MLAVAAGLIAAGCDREARRYKDLPASANRETGVRVTEFQPGASQQQAPVSSPYQGNAWGIGEGKRLYSAFNCAPCHGVNGGGAIGPPLIDDKWIYGGQPDQIYATISQGRPDGMPSFGGHVPTQQIWQLVAYVQAMSGQVEASIATSRSDDQMAALPESRQSRQKPVQTGHR, encoded by the coding sequence GTGCTGGCCGTGGCCGCCGGGCTGATCGCCGCGGGCTGCGATCGGGAGGCCCGGCGCTACAAGGATCTGCCGGCGTCTGCGAATCGGGAGACCGGGGTGCGCGTGACCGAGTTCCAGCCGGGAGCCTCGCAGCAGCAGGCGCCGGTGAGCAGCCCCTACCAGGGGAACGCGTGGGGGATCGGCGAAGGCAAGCGGCTGTACAGCGCGTTCAACTGCGCGCCGTGCCACGGCGTCAACGGCGGCGGCGCGATCGGGCCGCCGCTCATTGACGACAAGTGGATCTACGGCGGCCAGCCGGACCAGATCTACGCGACCATCTCGCAGGGACGGCCGGACGGCATGCCGTCGTTCGGCGGTCACGTGCCGACGCAGCAGATCTGGCAGCTCGTCGCCTACGTGCAGGCGATGTCGGGGCAGGTCGAAGCGTCCATCGCGACCAGCCGCAGCGACGATCAGATGGCCGCCCTGCCCGAGTCGCGCCAATCGCGGCAGAAACCGGTGCAGACGGGCCACCGCTGA
- a CDS encoding substrate-binding domain-containing protein: MSRLRGLAAAALAGSLLGSASCRDVRVIRVCADPNNLPFSNEAREGFENRIAALLAADRGARLEYTWWAQRRGFVRNTLQAGACDVVMGVPSGFEPTRTSRPYYRSTYVFAARRDRGARLASLDDPRLRELRIGVQMIGDDFANTPPAHALARRGLVRNVVGFPVYGDYSRPAPLSAIVDAVDRGDVDAAVVWGPAAGYFAKAAQHPLELTPVSPQGDSPALPFVFDISMGVRRGDAGLQAELDDFIGRRRADIDRILDDYGVPRIEGGR, encoded by the coding sequence GTGAGCCGGCTTCGCGGGCTCGCGGCGGCGGCACTCGCCGGGTCGCTGCTCGGTTCGGCGTCGTGCCGGGACGTCCGGGTGATTCGCGTCTGTGCGGATCCCAACAACCTCCCGTTCTCCAACGAGGCGCGCGAGGGGTTCGAGAACCGCATCGCGGCGCTGCTCGCGGCCGATCGCGGCGCACGGCTCGAGTACACCTGGTGGGCGCAGCGGCGCGGGTTCGTCCGCAACACGCTGCAGGCCGGCGCCTGCGACGTCGTCATGGGCGTGCCGAGCGGCTTCGAGCCGACGCGGACCTCACGTCCGTATTACCGCTCGACCTACGTCTTCGCGGCGCGGCGCGATCGGGGCGCGCGGCTGGCGTCGCTCGACGATCCGCGGCTGCGCGAGCTTCGCATCGGCGTGCAGATGATCGGCGACGACTTCGCCAACACTCCCCCGGCGCACGCGCTGGCGCGGCGCGGGCTGGTGCGCAACGTGGTCGGCTTTCCCGTGTACGGCGACTACTCCAGGCCGGCGCCGCTCTCCGCGATTGTCGATGCCGTCGATCGCGGCGACGTCGACGCTGCCGTGGTGTGGGGGCCGGCGGCGGGCTACTTCGCGAAAGCCGCGCAGCACCCGCTGGAGCTGACGCCGGTGTCGCCGCAGGGGGACTCGCCGGCGCTGCCGTTCGTCTTCGACATTTCGATGGGGGTGCGCCGCGGCGATGCCGGACTGCAGGCGGAGCTCGACGACTTCATCGGACGGCGCCGCGCCGACATCGACCGGATTCTGGACGACTACGGCGTGCCGCGGATCGAGGGCGGCCGCTGA
- a CDS encoding methanol/ethanol family PQQ-dependent dehydrogenase, giving the protein MAAAAAAVLAACQGQTLDTSPPASVRPLNGSLTASDPAQLQTDDGQWVMPAKNYSSTRFSGLNQITTANVSRLGVAWTFSTGMVAGHEAAPLVVGSTMFVVTPFPNIVYAFDLSRPGAPLKWQYDPKPLGASKGVACCDTVNRGAVYADGAIFFNTLDGRTIALDAATGQPRWITPLADINKGESMTMAPLVVKGKVLVGNSGGEFGVRGWLTALDAGSGSIAWRAYSTGPDKDVLIGPSFTPHYDGDRGKDLGMTTWPGEAWRTGGGTVWGWISYDPELNLLYYGTANPGPWNPDQRPGDNKWTAGIFARVPETGEARWFYQTSPHDLFDHDGVNEVVLANLAVDGQQRKVAMRADRNGLFYVLDRATGEVLSAAPFGYVNSNRGVDMKTGRLIEVKEKAPRLGVVVRDICPAAPGMKDWQPMSFSPQTGLVYIPHQNLCEDLETMTTSYIAGTPFVGASVVYKAGPGGNRGVVTAWNPVSAQPAWTIKEHFPVWSGTLVTAGDVLFYGTMDGWFKAVNAKSGEELWRFKCGSGIIGQPVSYRGPDGRQYVAVLAGVGGWAGAIVSADLDPRDATAGNGWGGALADLKDATTRGGMLYVFAIGGGQ; this is encoded by the coding sequence GTGGGTGATGCCGGCGAAGAACTATTCGTCGACGCGCTTCTCCGGCCTGAATCAGATCACGACAGCGAATGTCAGCCGGCTCGGCGTGGCCTGGACCTTCTCGACCGGCATGGTCGCGGGACACGAGGCCGCCCCGCTCGTCGTCGGCTCGACCATGTTCGTCGTCACGCCGTTTCCCAACATTGTCTATGCCTTCGACCTGAGTCGGCCGGGCGCGCCGCTCAAGTGGCAGTACGATCCGAAGCCGCTCGGCGCCTCCAAGGGCGTGGCCTGCTGCGACACGGTCAACCGCGGCGCCGTCTACGCCGACGGCGCGATCTTCTTCAACACGCTCGACGGCCGCACCATCGCCCTCGATGCGGCGACGGGACAGCCGCGCTGGATCACGCCGCTCGCCGACATCAACAAGGGCGAGAGCATGACGATGGCGCCGCTGGTCGTGAAGGGCAAGGTGCTCGTCGGCAACAGCGGCGGCGAGTTCGGCGTGCGCGGATGGTTGACCGCGCTCGACGCGGGGAGCGGATCGATCGCCTGGCGCGCCTACAGCACCGGACCCGATAAGGACGTCCTGATCGGGCCCAGCTTCACGCCGCACTACGACGGCGACCGCGGCAAAGACCTCGGGATGACGACCTGGCCCGGCGAGGCGTGGCGCACGGGCGGCGGCACCGTGTGGGGCTGGATCTCGTACGATCCCGAGCTCAATCTCCTTTATTACGGCACCGCCAACCCGGGGCCGTGGAACCCCGACCAGCGCCCCGGCGACAACAAGTGGACCGCCGGCATCTTCGCGCGGGTTCCCGAAACCGGCGAGGCGCGCTGGTTCTATCAGACCAGTCCGCACGATCTCTTCGATCACGACGGCGTCAACGAGGTGGTGCTCGCCAATCTCGCCGTCGACGGCCAGCAGCGCAAGGTCGCGATGCGCGCGGATCGGAACGGACTGTTCTACGTCCTCGATCGCGCAACCGGCGAGGTCCTCTCCGCGGCGCCGTTCGGCTACGTCAACTCGAACCGCGGCGTCGACATGAAGACCGGACGCCTGATCGAAGTGAAGGAGAAGGCGCCGCGCCTCGGCGTCGTCGTCCGCGACATCTGCCCGGCCGCCCCCGGCATGAAGGACTGGCAGCCGATGTCGTTCTCACCGCAGACCGGGCTCGTCTACATCCCGCACCAGAACCTGTGCGAGGACCTCGAGACCATGACCACCAGCTATATCGCCGGGACGCCGTTCGTCGGCGCGAGCGTCGTCTACAAGGCCGGCCCGGGCGGCAACCGCGGCGTGGTCACCGCGTGGAACCCGGTGTCGGCGCAGCCGGCGTGGACGATCAAGGAGCACTTCCCGGTGTGGAGCGGCACGCTCGTCACCGCCGGCGACGTGCTGTTCTACGGGACGATGGACGGCTGGTTCAAGGCGGTGAACGCGAAGAGCGGCGAAGAGCTGTGGCGGTTCAAGTGCGGCTCGGGAATCATCGGGCAGCCGGTGTCGTATCGCGGCCCGGACGGCAGGCAGTACGTCGCCGTCCTCGCCGGCGTGGGCGGATGGGCGGGCGCGATCGTCAGCGCCGATCTGGACCCCCGAGACGCGACGGCCGGGAACGGCTGGGGCGGTGCGCTCGCGGACCTGAAGGATGCGACGACGCGCGGCGGCATGCTCTACGTGTTTGCCATCGGAGGCGGCCAGTGA